The following proteins are co-located in the Paenibacillus sp. JNUCC32 genome:
- a CDS encoding protein kinase domain-containing protein encodes MSKNELEKLLQLLQSQPEFDKLLRLFEEKYRSYGSFGKVEILNPSKSEIDAFVGLMGRKVRVENFKMTVKATFFEQAIQQAGYSYDLHSLLEAYFQKQLITKRKFNEHREEKKRGFFECFLNQANSGSSFYKFISFIKHYNNAPFIHIMYKKNPELLKYLLKLINKLFDYLPLKKGTYLPILAYELTKDYYALSPKSDGGRMMLFALQVLNHSNSNTELISKPNEEQIKAILLRYNILFCPDAHRIMHSLWILDGQNQEEDNYQVIPLYKIGEGSFAEVYRVFDPVLKKEMACKVLFEESLFLKKYEKEGADYYLRFKREVKFLKEKISHQNIIQINKTQLVNEPAFFTMPLADYSLEKFLALYPQLSEDMRLSIFKDILNGVAYLHDCKISHRDLAPHNILLFKNKDGAFFAKVADFGLAKDYRSLSASTGLFVNGYGRAGYTAPEQISSLKNADHLSDIYSLGALLYFLLNGKSPEERYRSTVKYQLIVLKAMEEDRSKRYQTVKELMADILLMNRRSVSDREYSFMSLKTYEYKEFPADVKKVLNCISSAEIETPNEILEKFITPFTSIPIEIFVECVKNDTVMFPFMYIAEKNINNVMDSKEVDWDQISILIDSVYNGSRNQNLQINAIKILMTIALKINNLMAQSLLVGIIVSMDSYTDISQQVAFLIEKSFSLYHDLLISILRGIEYPLDIRDVLNDYDFSHSV; translated from the coding sequence ATGTCGAAGAACGAGCTTGAGAAATTGCTGCAGTTACTACAGAGTCAACCAGAGTTTGATAAACTTCTACGTCTGTTTGAAGAAAAATATCGTAGCTATGGTTCGTTTGGAAAAGTGGAAATACTTAACCCTTCGAAATCTGAAATAGATGCTTTTGTTGGTTTGATGGGTCGTAAAGTTAGAGTAGAAAATTTCAAGATGACTGTAAAGGCAACGTTTTTCGAACAGGCTATTCAGCAAGCGGGTTATTCTTATGACTTGCACTCCCTGCTCGAAGCTTATTTTCAAAAGCAACTTATTACTAAGCGGAAGTTTAATGAACATCGAGAAGAAAAAAAGAGAGGATTTTTCGAATGTTTTCTGAATCAAGCCAATTCAGGTAGTTCTTTTTACAAATTTATTTCATTTATAAAACATTACAACAATGCACCATTCATTCATATTATGTACAAAAAAAATCCTGAACTTCTTAAGTATTTACTTAAACTGATTAATAAATTGTTTGATTACTTACCTTTAAAAAAAGGTACTTATTTGCCAATACTGGCTTATGAACTTACCAAAGATTATTATGCCTTGTCCCCTAAATCTGATGGCGGTAGAATGATGTTATTTGCATTACAGGTATTGAATCATTCAAATTCCAATACTGAACTCATTTCAAAGCCAAATGAAGAACAAATCAAGGCGATTTTGCTAAGATATAATATCTTATTTTGCCCAGATGCTCATAGAATAATGCATAGTTTGTGGATTTTAGATGGACAAAATCAAGAGGAAGATAATTATCAGGTAATTCCATTATATAAGATTGGTGAGGGATCTTTTGCAGAAGTATACAGAGTCTTTGATCCAGTATTAAAAAAAGAGATGGCATGTAAAGTTCTATTTGAAGAGTCACTTTTTTTAAAAAAATATGAAAAAGAGGGAGCTGATTATTATCTCAGATTCAAAAGAGAAGTCAAGTTTTTAAAAGAAAAGATATCTCATCAGAACATTATTCAAATTAACAAGACTCAACTTGTAAATGAGCCGGCTTTTTTCACTATGCCTTTAGCAGACTATTCTTTAGAAAAGTTCTTGGCATTGTATCCCCAGTTATCTGAAGATATGAGATTAAGTATCTTTAAAGATATTTTAAATGGTGTAGCTTATCTTCATGACTGCAAAATTAGTCATCGCGATCTAGCACCTCATAATATCCTTTTGTTCAAAAACAAAGATGGGGCTTTTTTTGCTAAAGTTGCCGATTTTGGACTAGCTAAGGATTACCGGTCGCTTTCCGCATCAACCGGATTATTTGTTAATGGGTATGGAAGAGCAGGTTATACTGCTCCAGAACAAATAAGTAGTTTGAAAAATGCTGATCATTTATCAGATATATACTCATTAGGGGCATTGCTATATTTTTTACTAAATGGAAAATCACCAGAAGAACGATACAGATCCACTGTTAAATATCAACTTATTGTTCTAAAAGCAATGGAGGAAGATCGTTCTAAACGATATCAGACAGTAAAAGAATTAATGGCTGATATTCTACTGATGAATAGGAGAAGTGTTTCCGATAGAGAGTATTCATTTATGAGTTTAAAAACATATGAGTACAAGGAATTTCCCGCAGATGTTAAAAAAGTCTTAAATTGCATCTCATCAGCTGAGATTGAGACACCTAACGAAATTCTTGAAAAATTCATAACACCATTCACATCAATTCCAATTGAAATTTTTGTAGAGTGTGTAAAAAATGACACAGTAATGTTTCCTTTTATGTATATTGCTGAAAAAAATATAAACAATGTAATGGATTCAAAGGAAGTAGATTGGGATCAGATATCAATTCTTATTGATAGTGTCTACAATGGATCACGAAATCAAAATTTACAAATTAACGCCATAAAAATCTTAATGACAATCGCATTGAAAATCAACAACCTTATGGCTCAGTCTCTGCTGGTTGGGATTATAGTATCCATGGACAGTTATACAGACATATCTCAACAAGTAGCTTTCTTAATAGAAAAGAGTTTTTCGTTATATCATGATTTGTTAATTTCTATACTGAGAGGTATTGAATATCCGCTTGATATACGTGATGTATTAAATGACTACGATTTCTCACACTCAGTATAG
- a CDS encoding TIGR02680 family protein, with product MINNDRRVGHDFFLYFEENVRGEIKKFPLTKKQLEEKIGRGGEFTTSQTRYTEMVNQYLFGFDSVKTFKELIHILIQLRSPKLSRDTKPTDVTNLLSDSLPELTDEDLLPMIQTIGTIDAHQEKLEKLEHSLRYLQALQTAYQTYNEHRVYEIAKENIEIEKQLHRSIQMSDRDRKQLEKYENEHAGFLELLARLDTEKQALDVEEEHLRGHKVFGLRKQQAQYEEEIEQFEKNIKSLEDHYNTKSRKLNSEIRYQKQYAYEKEKTENNITEMANELTQLAKQTFFLVHDRFVSHLEENSDGELAIFRRDWEEELQAYQKQLSLIRKLAQDVETCRLREKDAEEAVDRSEQQLEVVKQKRMQLQKTAEYVRENLDRNLEIWQTQTQVFVLEEKSKQQLIGFFEAFLYEEIEEASREIEFWCNDKKQLQEKPIIQEIEGHRFAINHENSQQAIWRKQIEELQNQPEIEPAYSKDEQIRRNALRELGILFKSFYEAVDFRPEVDEQTRANIEAAISKSGLLTALLVREEDEGRVFAMLPIVRNQQIKTLNLTEYLVAVPNEALSQSRIERLLQGISISKSDESFIMHTGEFQNGFIHGSAPIQEERLIGKDAREAIRAKRILSLQAEIQSSQNRVEEAEDRVSFLQNQIRRLKADVLNFPSLEPMKKVEKQRRELDTEEKVANDQVERQEANLQALKQRNQPIINEFLLKSAPYHRIERTSVAYQNVLDELNEYSKQLGSFFHLISDRKILTEKVYDTSNRIDDLENELDDLQEQRVDVYRDLKTKKAKLDTILNLILTHDDEQNILVRIDEVVLKKKENEEAREKGIQRRADLRSAISGLKNHIETQGPTILELEELKQEWESLFQEEKSFGFTDPKWTTLVAVHNLESTHKELKRSDVHGALERAIYDAERELMDQEMKQTRHKLKIRNMSKGRDWELLQQWTDRQFVTFVPSYIESKPIQLLEELKATRDETALAIQEKERVLYEKVLIDDIGSTIRGLIEKAKEWENEANYFLSNIDTTVRMRLKWKPHPAKEQGELSTDKLVELLSKKTQWLNNHDLERIAEHFKTKVEQARALAKEDTRFSLTAKMKELLDYRKWYRFVLYYQKDREADFEEFNVKAFETMSGGEKGISMYSPLFAAAAAKYAHAAPDSPRLFSLDEAFAGIDHENIENIFGLISQFDFDYLMNSQILWGTYETVQELSIVEILRRVNEKTLALGRYYWDGEDKYDLPNGNFLEEYYVEERA from the coding sequence ATGATTAATAACGACAGGCGGGTCGGACATGATTTCTTTTTATATTTTGAAGAAAATGTCCGCGGGGAGATTAAAAAATTTCCACTCACTAAAAAGCAGTTAGAAGAAAAAATTGGACGGGGTGGGGAATTTACAACAAGCCAAACACGATATACCGAAATGGTAAATCAATACTTGTTCGGTTTTGATTCTGTTAAAACGTTTAAAGAGTTGATTCATATTTTGATTCAACTACGGAGTCCGAAACTTTCTCGAGATACCAAGCCAACAGATGTAACTAATCTATTATCGGATTCACTACCTGAACTCACAGATGAGGATTTGTTGCCGATGATCCAGACGATCGGAACGATTGATGCGCATCAAGAAAAACTCGAAAAACTGGAGCATTCGCTTCGATACCTCCAGGCACTTCAGACGGCTTATCAAACCTATAACGAACATCGAGTGTACGAAATAGCAAAAGAAAATATAGAGATTGAAAAACAACTTCATCGCTCGATTCAAATGTCTGATAGGGATCGAAAGCAATTAGAGAAATACGAAAATGAACATGCTGGATTTCTTGAGCTTCTGGCACGTCTTGATACTGAAAAGCAAGCACTGGATGTTGAAGAGGAACATCTTAGAGGCCACAAGGTGTTTGGGCTTCGGAAGCAACAGGCCCAATATGAAGAGGAAATTGAGCAATTTGAAAAAAACATTAAATCGCTGGAGGATCATTACAATACGAAAAGTAGGAAGCTCAACTCGGAAATTCGTTATCAAAAACAATATGCCTACGAGAAAGAAAAGACAGAGAATAATATTACCGAAATGGCCAATGAGTTAACGCAACTTGCCAAGCAAACGTTTTTTTTGGTGCACGACCGGTTCGTATCGCACTTGGAAGAGAACTCTGATGGAGAATTGGCCATTTTTCGAAGAGACTGGGAAGAAGAGTTGCAGGCTTACCAAAAACAACTTTCTTTAATTCGAAAATTAGCTCAAGATGTTGAGACTTGCAGACTACGTGAAAAAGATGCTGAAGAGGCAGTAGATCGCTCAGAACAACAGCTTGAAGTCGTCAAACAAAAGAGAATGCAACTGCAAAAAACGGCCGAATACGTTCGTGAGAATTTGGATAGAAATTTGGAAATATGGCAAACCCAAACACAAGTCTTTGTGCTTGAAGAGAAATCCAAACAACAACTAATTGGTTTTTTTGAAGCGTTTCTTTATGAAGAGATAGAGGAGGCATCACGTGAAATAGAGTTTTGGTGCAACGATAAGAAGCAATTACAGGAAAAACCCATCATCCAAGAAATTGAAGGGCATCGATTTGCCATAAATCATGAGAACAGTCAGCAAGCGATTTGGAGAAAGCAAATCGAGGAACTTCAAAACCAACCTGAAATTGAACCTGCTTATTCTAAAGACGAACAAATTCGTCGCAACGCCCTTCGTGAACTAGGCATTCTATTTAAAAGCTTTTATGAAGCTGTTGATTTTCGCCCTGAAGTGGACGAACAAACTCGGGCAAACATTGAAGCAGCCATTTCAAAGTCAGGTCTCCTAACCGCCCTTTTGGTTAGAGAAGAAGATGAGGGTCGCGTCTTTGCAATGCTCCCCATTGTCCGAAACCAGCAGATCAAGACTCTAAATTTAACGGAGTATTTAGTAGCTGTACCGAATGAGGCTTTGTCACAATCCAGAATTGAGAGGTTGCTTCAAGGAATATCCATTTCAAAATCTGATGAATCCTTCATCATGCATACTGGGGAGTTCCAAAATGGGTTTATTCATGGAAGTGCTCCTATTCAAGAGGAACGGCTCATCGGTAAAGATGCGAGAGAAGCTATTCGAGCAAAGCGTATTTTGAGTTTACAAGCGGAGATTCAATCTTCGCAAAATCGTGTTGAAGAGGCAGAAGACCGAGTATCGTTTCTTCAAAATCAAATACGTCGATTAAAAGCCGATGTATTAAATTTTCCTTCTCTTGAACCCATGAAAAAGGTGGAAAAGCAGCGCAGAGAATTGGACACGGAAGAAAAAGTAGCCAACGATCAAGTGGAACGACAAGAAGCGAATCTCCAAGCTTTGAAGCAAAGAAACCAGCCGATCATTAATGAATTTCTGTTAAAGTCTGCACCTTATCACCGGATTGAACGAACATCGGTTGCTTATCAGAACGTTCTCGACGAGCTCAACGAATACAGTAAACAACTCGGAAGCTTTTTTCACCTCATATCGGACAGAAAAATACTAACGGAAAAAGTGTATGATACTTCGAATAGGATCGACGATCTAGAGAATGAACTAGATGATCTTCAAGAGCAAAGGGTGGATGTATATAGGGATCTTAAGACTAAAAAAGCCAAGCTGGACACGATATTGAATCTTATCTTAACTCATGATGATGAGCAGAATATCTTGGTGCGTATTGATGAGGTTGTCTTGAAAAAAAAAGAAAATGAAGAAGCTAGAGAGAAAGGTATTCAACGTCGAGCTGATTTACGGTCAGCTATTTCAGGACTTAAAAATCATATCGAAACCCAAGGCCCCACTATTTTAGAACTAGAAGAACTCAAGCAAGAGTGGGAATCGTTATTTCAAGAGGAGAAAAGCTTTGGTTTTACTGATCCCAAATGGACTACGCTTGTGGCAGTTCACAATTTAGAATCAACGCATAAGGAGCTAAAGAGGAGTGATGTGCACGGGGCATTGGAGCGAGCGATTTACGATGCCGAACGTGAACTAATGGACCAAGAGATGAAGCAAACCCGACATAAGTTAAAGATTAGAAACATGAGTAAGGGTAGAGACTGGGAACTGCTTCAACAGTGGACCGATCGACAGTTCGTCACGTTCGTGCCTAGTTATATTGAATCAAAACCTATTCAATTACTTGAAGAATTGAAAGCGACCCGAGATGAGACGGCGCTCGCTATTCAAGAAAAGGAACGAGTATTGTATGAGAAAGTGTTAATCGATGACATCGGTTCGACTATCCGTGGGTTGATAGAAAAAGCGAAAGAATGGGAAAATGAGGCTAATTATTTTCTCTCAAACATCGATACCACCGTTCGAATGCGGCTAAAGTGGAAACCCCATCCTGCGAAAGAACAGGGAGAGTTGTCGACGGACAAACTAGTCGAACTTCTCTCGAAGAAAACCCAATGGCTGAATAACCATGATCTTGAGCGAATCGCGGAACATTTCAAAACCAAGGTCGAGCAAGCACGGGCCTTGGCGAAAGAGGATACGCGCTTTTCGTTAACTGCCAAAATGAAGGAGCTGCTAGATTATCGTAAGTGGTATCGGTTCGTGTTGTACTATCAAAAAGACAGGGAAGCAGATTTTGAAGAGTTTAATGTCAAAGCATTTGAGACTATGAGTGGAGGAGAAAAAGGCATTTCTATGTATAGTCCATTATTTGCTGCAGCAGCTGCAAAATATGCACACGCGGCACCTGATTCCCCTCGCTTGTTCTCGCTAGATGAAGCATTTGCGGGGATCGATCATGAAAATATTGAGAATATATTTGGGCTGATCTCACAGTTTGATTTTGACTATTTAATGAATTCTCAGATCCTTTGGGGGACATATGAAACCGTACAAGAATTATCGATTGTGGAAATTCTGAGAAGAGTGAACGAAAAGACATTAGCGCTTGGTCGATATTATTGGGATGGGGAAGACAAATATGATCTTCCAAATGGGAATTTTCTGGAGGAATATTATGTCGAAGAACGAGCTTGA
- a CDS encoding carbohydrate ABC transporter permease — protein MLSKKTVPERIFDASLYLFLTGIFLVTFYPFWNILVISLNDATDTMRGNLYFWPRVPTIESYLTIFRNPEIWSAIKITVLRTVVGTAASIFFITLLAYPLSKRNLLGWKYFSFFFVFTMYFGGGLIPTYMIIKSLGLIDSFWVYIFPGLIGVFLMILVRTFMEQIPGEIEESSKIDGANDLQTFFRIIMPLCVPVLATIGLFLAIGHWNSWYDSYVYTYKPELKTLQAVLVKILNQFQTAGMMSDAQQLAQGSKRIPVSSESIRMAVTMVATLPIIMVYPFVQRYFVKGIMMGAIKS, from the coding sequence ATGTTAAGCAAAAAAACCGTGCCCGAGCGTATCTTCGATGCCTCTTTATACCTGTTCCTGACCGGCATCTTTCTCGTGACCTTCTATCCGTTCTGGAACATCCTGGTCATCTCCTTGAACGATGCGACCGATACGATGCGGGGCAACCTGTACTTCTGGCCGCGCGTGCCAACCATCGAGAGCTACCTGACCATCTTCCGGAATCCGGAGATCTGGAGCGCCATCAAGATCACCGTGCTGCGTACCGTCGTCGGGACGGCGGCATCCATCTTCTTCATCACACTGCTCGCTTATCCGCTCAGCAAGCGCAATCTGCTCGGGTGGAAATACTTCTCCTTCTTCTTTGTGTTCACGATGTATTTCGGCGGCGGGCTGATCCCGACGTATATGATCATCAAATCCCTGGGGCTGATCGACTCCTTCTGGGTCTACATCTTCCCTGGCTTAATCGGCGTGTTCCTGATGATTCTGGTGCGCACCTTCATGGAGCAAATCCCCGGCGAGATCGAGGAATCCTCCAAAATCGACGGCGCCAACGACCTGCAGACGTTCTTCCGCATCATCATGCCGCTGTGCGTGCCGGTGCTCGCCACGATCGGCCTGTTCCTGGCCATCGGCCACTGGAACTCCTGGTATGACTCCTATGTGTATACCTACAAGCCGGAGCTGAAGACCCTGCAGGCCGTCTTGGTCAAAATCCTCAACCAGTTCCAGACCGCCGGCATGATGTCCGACGCCCAGCAGCTGGCGCAGGGCTCCAAGCGAATCCCGGTCTCCAGCGAAAGCATCCGGATGGCGGTGACTATGGTCGCTACGCTGCCGATCATTATGGTGTATCCTTTTGTGCAACGGTATTTTGTGAAGGGGATTATGATGGGGGCGATAAAGAGTTAG
- a CDS encoding response regulator, translating into MYSIFLVDDEELELEMIRDYIRWEEMGIYVAGTALNGRDALEKIEVIQPDIVLTDVQMPVMNGLDMAKRVSELFDWIQFVFLTGHDEFNYVKSALNVGAVGYLLKPLDLSEIVSVIDKVKRRCEEVRMKNRSIRVTKSNIVREMIFEQNEERFRNLAASYHKLSRHTEPRTYTLTLLGIDAPHAAQPGPSLEDGMARLQTFMEEWLADKKLEADLVVCREGELGIFMDAASHLSRFTWEDLLKQMQHTLGFTMTAAVNEEPEELSRIQDIYRETRQMLEEMFYVGNGRVIYAKDVLRQLESRQIPPFQETAYFEDIHQLASEQAAQKLRDYFNRLVMLRIRKTEVCDFAIGLVESLLEGIHEPITESHKRAELYHAIYQCRTIIEIEAIIMDFAGHAIRTLEHRFMDKNARLVHQVRTTIDQTYHQAITINSLSDQVYLSPNYLRSIFKEKTGMTIHDYLTRIRLNKAKELLADDSLKVQDIAQRVGYESTSYFISLFLKSQGVTPNEYRKNI; encoded by the coding sequence ATGTATAGCATTTTTCTCGTAGATGACGAAGAGCTGGAGCTTGAGATGATCCGAGATTATATTCGTTGGGAAGAGATGGGGATATATGTAGCCGGAACAGCCCTGAACGGCAGGGATGCCCTGGAGAAGATCGAGGTGATTCAGCCCGATATCGTACTGACGGACGTCCAGATGCCCGTCATGAACGGGCTTGATATGGCGAAACGGGTGAGTGAGTTATTCGACTGGATTCAGTTCGTCTTCCTGACCGGACACGATGAATTCAATTATGTGAAGTCGGCCTTAAATGTGGGAGCCGTCGGCTATTTATTGAAGCCGCTGGATCTGAGCGAAATTGTAAGCGTTATCGATAAAGTCAAGCGGCGCTGCGAGGAAGTGCGGATGAAGAACCGCTCCATTCGCGTGACCAAATCCAATATTGTACGAGAGATGATATTCGAGCAGAACGAGGAGCGATTCCGAAACCTCGCTGCCAGCTACCATAAGCTGTCCCGCCATACGGAGCCGAGAACGTATACCCTTACGCTGCTCGGCATCGATGCTCCGCACGCTGCACAGCCGGGACCGTCCCTCGAGGATGGCATGGCGCGCCTCCAGACGTTTATGGAGGAGTGGCTTGCGGACAAGAAACTCGAGGCGGATCTGGTCGTCTGCCGGGAAGGCGAGCTGGGCATCTTCATGGATGCCGCCAGCCATCTGAGCCGCTTTACGTGGGAGGATCTGCTGAAGCAGATGCAGCATACGCTGGGCTTTACGATGACTGCGGCCGTGAACGAGGAGCCGGAGGAGCTGTCCCGCATCCAGGATATATACCGGGAGACGCGGCAGATGCTGGAGGAGATGTTTTACGTCGGCAACGGGAGAGTCATCTATGCCAAGGACGTGCTGCGGCAGCTGGAGAGCCGGCAAATTCCTCCTTTCCAAGAAACGGCCTATTTCGAGGATATTCATCAGTTGGCGTCCGAGCAGGCCGCGCAGAAGCTGCGGGATTACTTCAACCGGCTGGTCATGCTGCGAATCCGAAAAACCGAAGTGTGCGACTTTGCCATCGGACTGGTGGAGTCTCTGCTGGAGGGGATCCACGAACCGATCACGGAGAGCCACAAGCGGGCGGAGCTTTACCATGCCATCTATCAGTGCCGAACCATTATCGAAATCGAAGCAATCATCATGGATTTTGCCGGGCATGCGATTCGGACGCTGGAACACCGGTTCATGGACAAAAATGCAAGGCTGGTGCATCAGGTGCGCACGACGATCGACCAGACCTATCACCAGGCCATCACGATCAACAGCTTGTCCGATCAGGTGTATCTGTCTCCCAACTACCTGCGTTCCATCTTTAAGGAGAAAACCGGCATGACGATCCATGATTACCTAACGAGAATCCGGCTGAACAAAGCCAAGGAGCTGCTGGCCGACGATTCGCTCAAAGTGCAGGACATCGCCCAAAGGGTCGGTTATGAGAGCACATCCTACTTCATTTCCTTATTCTTAAAAAGCCAAGGAGTTACGCCGAATGAATACCGCAAAAACATCTAG
- a CDS encoding ABC transporter permease yields the protein MKPATTLQTRSDLNLSPHRKSRWAMLKQQKYLFLMMLPGLIWAIVFAYTPMVGLYMSFVNYQPTLGGFWSTLFTSEFVGLEWFRYFFNNGDFWIVMRNTLASTLITLLFSFPMPILIAIAINEIKNVKFKKTVQTASYLPYFISWVIAANIIVTLLSSDGAINGILKFLHITDESVLFLQNGKYFWWIVALGNTWKDMGYSSIMYLAAISSINQELYEAAKVDGANRFKQIRYITLPHLKPTIVILLILALGGILNAGFDQHFLLGNDLTRDYSDVLSTYSFRYGIQNGMFSYAAAVGMFSSVVAFIIVVIVNYTAKKLNGQSLF from the coding sequence ATGAAACCTGCTACAACCTTACAGACGCGGAGTGACTTGAACTTAAGTCCTCATCGAAAAAGCCGCTGGGCCATGCTGAAGCAGCAGAAGTATCTATTCCTGATGATGCTGCCCGGACTGATCTGGGCCATTGTGTTTGCGTATACGCCCATGGTTGGCCTATACATGTCCTTCGTCAATTACCAGCCGACGCTCGGCGGCTTCTGGTCGACCCTGTTCACGAGCGAGTTCGTCGGCCTGGAATGGTTCCGTTACTTCTTCAACAACGGCGACTTCTGGATCGTCATGCGAAATACGCTGGCTTCCACGCTGATCACGCTGCTCTTCTCCTTCCCGATGCCGATCCTGATCGCCATCGCGATTAATGAGATCAAGAACGTGAAGTTCAAAAAGACGGTGCAAACCGCCTCCTATCTTCCCTATTTCATATCCTGGGTGATCGCGGCCAACATCATCGTGACCCTGCTCTCCTCGGACGGCGCGATTAACGGCATATTGAAATTCCTACACATTACCGATGAAAGCGTTTTATTCCTGCAGAACGGCAAGTATTTCTGGTGGATCGTCGCGCTCGGCAATACGTGGAAGGATATGGGCTACAGCTCGATCATGTATTTGGCGGCCATCTCGTCCATCAACCAGGAGCTCTATGAAGCGGCCAAGGTCGACGGCGCCAACCGTTTTAAGCAGATCCGGTACATCACCCTGCCCCACCTGAAGCCAACGATTGTCATTTTGCTGATCCTGGCGCTTGGCGGCATCCTGAACGCGGGCTTTGACCAGCACTTCCTGCTCGGCAATGACCTGACGCGGGATTACTCCGACGTCCTGTCCACCTATTCGTTCCGCTACGGTATCCAGAACGGCATGTTCTCCTATGCGGCAGCCGTCGGCATGTTCAGCTCCGTGGTGGCATTCATCATCGTGGTTATCGTCAACTATACGGCGAAGAAGCTGAACGGGCAGTCCCTATTCTAA